A window of the Dunckerocampus dactyliophorus isolate RoL2022-P2 chromosome 19, RoL_Ddac_1.1, whole genome shotgun sequence genome harbors these coding sequences:
- the amd1 gene encoding S-adenosylmethionine decarboxylase proenzyme isoform X3, producing the protein MGQTSGECALFDHKCDKDRQAGSLYTQNFFYSRKNFMKPTHQEFPHRNFQEEVDFLGQIFPNGAAYCMGRLNSDCWYLFTLDLPEYWENKYADQTLEVLMSDLDPAIMDQFYMKDGVSASDVTRMSGICDLIPGSVIDATMFNPCGYSMNGMKTDGTYWTIHITPEPEFSYVSFETNLSQTSYDELVRKVVDVFKPGKLVTTLFVNQSSKCRSVFSSTQKLDGFKRVDRQLAQFNDYNFVFTSYAKNCQKS; encoded by the exons ATGGGACAAACTTCTGGAGAATGTGCACTGTTTGATCATAAGTGTGACAAAGACCGACAAGCAGGAAGCTTATATACTCAG AATTTCTTCTACTCCCGCAAGAATTTTATGAAACCTACCCATCAAGAGTTCCCTCATCGAAACTTCCAAGAGGAAGTAGACTTTCTTGGCCAGATTTTCCCAA ATGGTGCAGCCTACTGTATGGGACGTTTGAACTCTGACTGCTG GTATCTGTTTACTCTGGACTTGCCAGAGTACTGGGAGAACAAGTATGCGGATCAGACACTGGAAGTTCTGATGAGTGACCTTGATCCAGCCATTATGGACCAGTTCTATATGAAAGATGGTGTTTCTGCAAGTGATGTCACTCGT ATGAGTGGAATTTGTGACCTGATACCAGGTTCTGTGATCGACGCCACGATGTTCAACCCATGTGGCTACTCAATGAACGGAATGAAGACTGAC GGGACCTACTGGACCATCCACATCACACCCGAGCCAGAGTTCTCCTACGTGAGCTTCGAGACCAACCTCTCCCAGACGTCGTACGATGAGCTTGTTCGGAAGGTGGTGGATGTGTTCAAGCCAGGGAAATTAGTGACTACGCTGTTTGTCAACCag AGCTCGAAATGTCGCAGCGTCTTCTCTTCCACCCAAAAGCTGGACGGGTTCAAGCGCGTGGACCGCCAGCTGGCTCAATTCAACGACTACAACTTTGTGTTCACAAGCTACGCCAAGAACTGCCAGAAGAGCTGA
- the amd1 gene encoding S-adenosylmethionine decarboxylase proenzyme isoform X2 translates to MFVSKRRFILKTCGTTLLLQALVPLLELAREYCGFDAIENFFYSRKNFMKPTHQEFPHRNFQEEVDFLGQIFPNGAAYCMGRLNSDCWYLFTLDLPEYWENKYADQTLEVLMSDLDPAIMDQFYMKDGVSASDVTRMSGICDLIPGSVIDATMFNPCGYSMNGMKTDGTYWTIHITPEPEFSYVSFETNLSQTSYDELVRKVVDVFKPGKLVTTLFVNQSSKCRSVFSSTQKLDGFKRVDRQLAQFNDYNFVFTSYAKNCQKS, encoded by the exons ATGTTTGTCTCCAAGAGACgtttcattttgaaaacatgCGGAACCACCCTCTTACTGCAAGCACTGGTGCCTCTGCTGGAACTCGCCAGGGAGTACTGCGGGTTTGATGCCATCGAG AATTTCTTCTACTCCCGCAAGAATTTTATGAAACCTACCCATCAAGAGTTCCCTCATCGAAACTTCCAAGAGGAAGTAGACTTTCTTGGCCAGATTTTCCCAA ATGGTGCAGCCTACTGTATGGGACGTTTGAACTCTGACTGCTG GTATCTGTTTACTCTGGACTTGCCAGAGTACTGGGAGAACAAGTATGCGGATCAGACACTGGAAGTTCTGATGAGTGACCTTGATCCAGCCATTATGGACCAGTTCTATATGAAAGATGGTGTTTCTGCAAGTGATGTCACTCGT ATGAGTGGAATTTGTGACCTGATACCAGGTTCTGTGATCGACGCCACGATGTTCAACCCATGTGGCTACTCAATGAACGGAATGAAGACTGAC GGGACCTACTGGACCATCCACATCACACCCGAGCCAGAGTTCTCCTACGTGAGCTTCGAGACCAACCTCTCCCAGACGTCGTACGATGAGCTTGTTCGGAAGGTGGTGGATGTGTTCAAGCCAGGGAAATTAGTGACTACGCTGTTTGTCAACCag AGCTCGAAATGTCGCAGCGTCTTCTCTTCCACCCAAAAGCTGGACGGGTTCAAGCGCGTGGACCGCCAGCTGGCTCAATTCAACGACTACAACTTTGTGTTCACAAGCTACGCCAAGAACTGCCAGAAGAGCTGA